One stretch of Cohnella algarum DNA includes these proteins:
- the nuoL gene encoding NADH-quinone oxidoreductase subunit L, which translates to MPAAFSQYAFLAPLFPLAAFAALTALSRHLKRAGPAVAIAASLASLVLSLLIVFGRLGGDAEDYSAGFRWLTVGEASLRAGFEVTNLTSLMLAVVSFVSVLVLIYSLGYMRDDERKNLFFAYVSLFAASMLGLVLADNLLLLYIGWELVGVSSFLLIGFWYRKPEAAAAAKKAFIVTRVGDLGLLIAILLLFRYMPGHALDFVTLHNVFDSQAGVVSQELATVVALLLFLGAAGKSGQFPLHIWLPDAMEGPTPVSALIHAATMVAAGVFLVARTYDIFEASAFAMNAVAYIGALTAGLAAAIALKQHDIKRVLAYSTVSQLGYMMLALGSGSWTAAIFHLFTHAFFKALLFLGAGNVIRALHTRDLRRMGGIGGRMKTTAWTFGIGALALTGIPPLAGFWSKDAVLAAAADRHPLLFAAAAGTVFLTACYMARLFFLAFAGKFRGNAEIFVRAKEAPAVMTVPLLVLAVPAAVAGFAQSPFGGGLESWLSGEETGHGHGLWIMAVSAAAAALGLFLGWMVYGKGSLNKDGIERTFAWPIRLAERKFYVDEALGFLFAKPLQGLGRALRLFDEAVVDGAGRLAASSVQALGRLHSRLLNGQMQVYALAAVIAVVVLALAIAGRRFW; encoded by the coding sequence ATGCCGGCCGCGTTTTCCCAATACGCCTTTTTGGCGCCGCTGTTCCCGCTCGCGGCGTTCGCCGCGCTGACGGCGCTGAGCCGCCATCTGAAGCGGGCCGGTCCGGCGGTTGCGATCGCCGCCTCGCTTGCTTCGCTTGTTTTATCGCTGCTTATCGTTTTCGGACGGCTCGGGGGCGATGCCGAGGACTACAGCGCAGGATTCCGTTGGCTGACGGTCGGAGAAGCGTCGCTGCGCGCGGGCTTTGAAGTGACGAACCTTACTTCGCTCATGCTCGCCGTCGTCTCCTTCGTCTCCGTCCTTGTTCTGATCTACTCGCTCGGCTATATGCGGGACGACGAACGGAAAAACCTGTTTTTCGCCTACGTCTCCCTGTTTGCCGCCTCCATGCTCGGGCTTGTGCTGGCGGACAATCTGCTGCTCCTGTACATAGGTTGGGAGCTTGTCGGCGTCAGCTCGTTCCTGCTGATCGGATTCTGGTACCGGAAGCCGGAAGCCGCGGCGGCGGCCAAAAAAGCGTTCATCGTCACCCGGGTCGGCGACCTTGGCCTATTGATCGCGATCCTGCTGCTCTTTCGCTACATGCCCGGCCACGCGCTCGATTTCGTGACGCTGCACAACGTGTTCGATTCCCAGGCCGGCGTCGTCTCGCAGGAGCTCGCGACCGTCGTCGCGCTGCTCCTCTTTCTCGGCGCGGCGGGCAAGTCGGGCCAGTTCCCGCTGCATATTTGGCTGCCGGACGCGATGGAGGGGCCGACGCCGGTCAGCGCCCTCATACACGCCGCAACGATGGTGGCGGCGGGCGTATTTCTCGTCGCCCGGACGTACGACATTTTCGAAGCCTCCGCCTTCGCCATGAACGCGGTAGCCTATATCGGGGCGTTGACGGCGGGGCTCGCGGCCGCGATCGCGTTGAAGCAGCACGACATCAAGCGCGTGCTCGCCTATTCGACCGTCAGCCAATTGGGCTATATGATGCTCGCGCTTGGCAGCGGTTCGTGGACGGCGGCGATTTTTCATCTGTTCACGCACGCCTTCTTCAAGGCGCTGCTCTTTTTGGGCGCCGGCAACGTCATCCGCGCGCTGCATACCCGCGATCTTCGCCGAATGGGAGGCATCGGCGGACGGATGAAAACGACCGCCTGGACGTTCGGCATCGGCGCCCTGGCGCTGACGGGCATTCCGCCGCTGGCGGGCTTCTGGTCCAAGGACGCCGTGCTGGCCGCGGCGGCGGATCGCCATCCGCTGCTGTTCGCGGCGGCGGCGGGAACCGTGTTTTTGACCGCCTGTTACATGGCGCGGTTGTTCTTTCTCGCGTTTGCGGGCAAGTTTCGCGGCAATGCGGAAATTTTCGTCCGGGCGAAGGAAGCTCCGGCGGTCATGACCGTGCCGCTGCTCGTGCTGGCCGTGCCCGCCGCGGTTGCCGGCTTTGCGCAGTCGCCGTTCGGGGGCGGGCTCGAGTCGTGGCTGAGCGGGGAGGAGACGGGACATGGGCACGGCCTCTGGATCATGGCGGTTTCCGCGGCCGCTGCCGCGCTCGGACTTTTTCTGGGCTGGATGGTCTACGGCAAAGGCTCGCTGAACAAGGACGGGATCGAGCGAACCTTCGCCTGGCCGATTCGGCTCGCCGAGCGAAAATTTTACGTGGACGAGGCGCTCGGGTTCTTGTTCGCGAAGCCGTTGCAGGGGCTCGGCCGGGCGCTGCGTCTGTTCGACGAAGCGGTCGTGGACGGGGCGGGCCGGCTTGCCGCCAGTTCCGTCCAGGCGCTCGGCCGGCTGCATTCCCGCCTGCTGAACGGCCAAATGCAGGTTTACGCCCTCGCGGCCGTCATCGCCGTCGTCGTCCTGGCGCTCGCCATCGCCGGAAGGAGGTTCTGGTAA
- the nuoK gene encoding NADH-quinone oxidoreductase subunit NuoK, with protein MSLLGSYLTLAAVLFCIGLYGVLTKRNAVIVLLCIELMLNAAHLNLIAFARYGVVPSLSGQIFSLFSMTVAAAEAAVGIAVLIVLYRGRATVNVDEYDKLKG; from the coding sequence ATGAGCCTGCTCGGTTCCTATTTGACGCTGGCGGCCGTTCTGTTCTGCATCGGGCTGTACGGGGTGTTGACGAAGCGCAATGCCGTCATCGTGCTGCTCTGCATCGAGCTCATGCTGAACGCGGCCCATTTGAACTTGATCGCTTTCGCCAGGTACGGCGTCGTTCCTTCGCTTTCCGGCCAAATTTTTTCCCTGTTTTCGATGACGGTCGCCGCGGCGGAGGCCGCCGTCGGCATTGCGGTGCTCATCGTCCTGTACCGCGGCAGAGCGACGGTAAACGTCGACGAATACGACAAGCTGAAGGGGTGA
- a CDS encoding complex I subunit 4 family protein — translation MLEALPVLSIIALLPLAGSLLLLLLPRENGRLIRGAAIGFTGLPLLAAVGLYMDYEPAFGGERYTEHATWLSVPLGVDAELKEQGVVSFRLLFDYHLAVDGISLPLVLLTGVVSLMAVLASVHVRKRRKTYYVLLLLLQTGMYGAFLARDVGLFFIFYELTLLPTFFLIGIWGAFGREKAANRFLVYNGLGSAAMLFAFLLLVSTIGFGAEETGRGTLLTYSGNYDAMLAHLADPAAANALGVPLPSEGMKEIAFVLLLVAFGIKVPVFPFHAWMLKVHAEAPAPVAMIHAGILLKLGVYGLLRFAGFLLPSQLEAWAPALAALGVVNILYGAILACAQKEFRLVLGYASISHMGIVLLGLASLSEIGFAGAVFQAVSHGLIAALLFLVVGCLHERTGTTRIDELGGLARSLPFTSGILLTGGLAALGLPGLSGFVGELLSFLGLFGSMRWLTALGVLGVLLSAVYILRSVLAMTYGPLPERFAGLKEARFVEALPMAALTGLIVLLGVYPSLVTDLLQHGFDGLVRELRTRMGG, via the coding sequence ATGCTGGAGGCGCTTCCGGTTTTGTCGATCATCGCGCTCCTTCCGCTCGCAGGTTCCCTGCTCCTGCTTCTGCTCCCGCGCGAGAACGGGCGTCTGATTCGGGGGGCGGCGATCGGGTTTACGGGGCTGCCCTTGCTGGCGGCGGTCGGCCTGTACATGGACTACGAGCCGGCGTTCGGCGGGGAGCGCTATACGGAGCATGCGACCTGGCTGTCGGTTCCGCTAGGCGTGGATGCGGAACTTAAGGAGCAAGGCGTCGTTTCCTTCCGCCTTCTCTTCGACTACCATCTGGCCGTGGACGGCATTTCGCTGCCGCTCGTGCTGCTGACCGGCGTCGTGTCGCTGATGGCGGTTCTCGCATCCGTGCATGTCCGCAAGCGCCGCAAAACGTACTACGTTCTTCTTCTGCTGCTGCAAACGGGCATGTACGGCGCGTTTCTGGCGCGGGACGTCGGGCTCTTTTTCATCTTTTACGAGTTAACCCTCCTTCCGACGTTTTTCCTGATCGGCATTTGGGGAGCATTCGGACGGGAAAAAGCCGCGAACCGCTTCCTGGTCTACAACGGGCTGGGCTCGGCGGCGATGCTGTTCGCCTTTTTGCTGCTCGTCTCCACGATCGGGTTCGGCGCCGAGGAAACGGGGAGAGGCACGCTGCTGACCTATAGCGGCAACTATGACGCGATGCTTGCCCATTTGGCCGACCCGGCCGCGGCTAACGCCCTGGGGGTGCCGCTTCCGTCCGAGGGGATGAAGGAAATCGCGTTTGTCCTGCTGCTTGTCGCCTTCGGGATCAAGGTGCCGGTTTTTCCTTTTCACGCCTGGATGCTGAAGGTTCACGCGGAAGCTCCGGCGCCGGTCGCGATGATTCATGCCGGGATCCTGTTGAAGCTGGGCGTGTACGGCCTCCTTCGGTTTGCGGGATTTCTCCTTCCCTCGCAACTGGAAGCATGGGCTCCGGCGCTGGCGGCGCTCGGCGTCGTCAATATTTTGTACGGGGCGATTTTGGCCTGCGCGCAAAAAGAGTTCCGGCTCGTGCTCGGCTACGCCAGCATCAGCCATATGGGCATCGTGCTGCTCGGCCTTGCTTCGCTTAGCGAAATCGGCTTCGCCGGCGCGGTATTCCAAGCGGTTTCGCACGGCCTGATCGCGGCGCTTCTTTTTCTCGTCGTTGGATGCCTGCACGAGCGCACGGGCACGACGCGGATCGACGAGCTGGGGGGGCTGGCGCGCAGCTTGCCGTTCACGTCCGGCATTTTGCTGACGGGCGGACTTGCCGCGCTCGGCTTGCCGGGGCTGTCCGGCTTTGTCGGCGAGCTGCTGTCGTTTCTCGGCCTGTTCGGCTCGATGCGGTGGCTGACCGCGCTCGGCGTCCTCGGCGTGCTGCTGTCGGCCGTCTATATCCTCCGCAGCGTGCTGGCGATGACGTACGGCCCGCTGCCGGAGCGGTTTGCGGGCCTCAAGGAGGCGAGGTTCGTCGAGGCGCTGCCGATGGCGGCGCTGACGGGGCTGATCGTGCTGCTCGGCGTTTATCCGTCGCTGGTCACCGATCTGCTGCAGCACGGGTTCGACGGGCTGGTACGGGAACTTCGGACGAGGATGGGGGGCTAA
- the nuoH gene encoding NADH-quinone oxidoreductase subunit NuoH yields the protein MQRFWDDPVSWGTAGTYVLYTLLLLAVVIVFVTYAIYFERKVIGWMQFRHGPNRTGPLGLLQTVADVAKLLIKEDTIPAKADKALFVLAPALAFIPSFTVLAVIPYGLNLQFADLNVGFLYYIALSGITTIAIVIAGWASNNKYALLGGMRSAAQMISYEVPLVLSVVGVAMMTESLNLREIVLHQQGYFWHWNLFPQIVGFAVFAVAAISELNRTPFDLPEAESELVAGYHVEYSGFRFAFFMLAEYVYIYAIACLATVLFLGGWNAPLPQLDFVPGLVWFALKFAAVVFALVWIRATLPRLRVDQLMGLAWKVLLPAAIANIFLTALGIEWLG from the coding sequence ATGCAGCGTTTCTGGGACGATCCCGTCTCCTGGGGGACGGCGGGAACGTACGTGCTGTACACGCTTTTGCTTCTTGCCGTCGTCATCGTTTTCGTCACGTACGCCATCTACTTCGAGCGCAAGGTCATCGGCTGGATGCAATTCCGGCACGGCCCGAACCGCACCGGACCGCTGGGTCTGCTGCAGACGGTCGCGGACGTCGCGAAGCTCCTCATCAAGGAAGACACCATTCCCGCGAAAGCCGACAAAGCGCTGTTCGTGCTCGCGCCCGCGCTGGCGTTCATCCCCTCTTTTACGGTGCTGGCGGTTATCCCTTACGGATTGAATTTGCAATTCGCCGACCTCAACGTCGGCTTCCTGTATTACATCGCGCTGTCCGGCATCACGACGATCGCGATCGTCATCGCCGGGTGGGCTTCCAACAACAAGTACGCGCTGCTCGGCGGCATGCGTTCGGCGGCGCAGATGATCAGCTACGAGGTGCCGCTCGTGCTGTCCGTCGTCGGCGTGGCGATGATGACGGAAAGCCTGAATTTGCGCGAAATCGTGCTGCATCAGCAAGGGTACTTCTGGCATTGGAACTTGTTCCCCCAAATCGTCGGATTCGCCGTGTTCGCCGTCGCGGCCATCTCCGAATTGAACCGGACGCCGTTCGACCTGCCGGAAGCCGAATCCGAGCTCGTCGCCGGCTACCACGTCGAGTACAGCGGCTTTCGCTTCGCGTTTTTCATGCTGGCGGAGTATGTCTACATTTACGCGATCGCGTGCCTGGCGACCGTCCTGTTCCTCGGAGGCTGGAACGCGCCGCTGCCGCAGCTCGATTTTGTTCCCGGACTCGTCTGGTTTGCGCTCAAATTCGCGGCGGTCGTCTTTGCGCTGGTCTGGATTCGCGCCACGCTGCCGCGGCTTCGGGTCGATCAGTTGATGGGCCTTGCGTGGAAGGTGCTGCTGCCGGCCGCGATCGCGAACATTTTTTTGACGGCGCTTGGCATCGAATGGCTCGGCTAA
- the nuoI gene encoding NADH-quinone oxidoreductase subunit NuoI, protein MKGSGMAKGFGVTLKTLVSKKATYAYPDIPIRMPDRFRGIQYFEPDLCIVCNQCARICPTDCISLTGKPNPDPEKKGKVIDTFDLNFEICILCDLCTEVCPTEAIVMTGNFELASYSRDELFKDREWLAGNDRNVRRDNNNIGAPQRGGGK, encoded by the coding sequence ATGAAAGGCTCAGGCATGGCAAAAGGGTTCGGCGTGACGCTCAAGACGCTCGTCTCGAAAAAAGCGACGTATGCGTACCCGGACATCCCGATCCGGATGCCCGACCGCTTCCGCGGCATCCAATATTTCGAGCCGGACTTGTGCATCGTCTGCAATCAGTGCGCCCGCATTTGCCCGACCGACTGCATCTCGCTGACGGGCAAGCCGAACCCCGACCCGGAAAAGAAAGGCAAGGTCATCGACACGTTCGACCTCAATTTCGAAATTTGCATCCTGTGCGATTTGTGCACCGAGGTCTGTCCGACCGAAGCGATCGTCATGACCGGCAACTTCGAGCTGGCGTCCTACAGCCGCGACGAGCTGTTCAAGGATCGGGAGTGGCTTGCGGGCAACGATCGGAACGTCCGCCGGGACAACAACAACATCGGCGCTCCGCAGAGAGGAGGCGGCAAATAG
- a CDS encoding NADH-quinone oxidoreductase subunit J, with amino-acid sequence MLDGTWQANGEFVAFFALAVCAVTGAVMALSFVKVVHATLSMAFAFVSLAGLFILLGAEFVAFVQVLLYVGAVTILMIFGIMMTNHREEGAGRGRPLRETLAAVACLCLFGILFYAIRGSGFPAPEAALPEDNTLEIGLLLFTRYAVPFELVSVLLTVAFIGAVALAKREADSA; translated from the coding sequence ATGCTGGACGGAACATGGCAGGCGAACGGCGAGTTCGTCGCGTTTTTCGCCCTTGCCGTTTGCGCGGTTACGGGAGCGGTCATGGCATTAAGCTTCGTCAAGGTCGTGCACGCGACGCTGTCGATGGCGTTTGCGTTCGTTTCGCTGGCCGGGCTGTTTATTTTGCTCGGAGCCGAGTTCGTCGCTTTCGTGCAAGTGCTGCTCTACGTCGGGGCGGTCACGATCTTGATGATTTTCGGCATCATGATGACGAACCATCGGGAGGAAGGCGCCGGGCGCGGGAGGCCGCTGCGGGAAACGCTGGCCGCCGTCGCTTGCCTGTGCTTGTTCGGCATTTTGTTTTACGCGATCCGAGGTTCTGGCTTTCCCGCTCCGGAGGCGGCGCTGCCGGAAGACAACACGCTGGAAATCGGGCTGCTGTTGTTCACGCGGTATGCCGTTCCGTTCGAGCTCGTGTCGGTGCTGCTGACCGTGGCGTTCATCGGGGCGGTGGCGCTGGCCAAAAGGGAGGCGGATTCGGCATGA